The Cupriavidus sp. EM10 genome includes a region encoding these proteins:
- a CDS encoding type 1 glutamine amidotransferase domain-containing protein, translating to MTDKSLDGVKVAILVTDGFEQVELEEPRKALDAAGATTAVVSPKDKEVKAWKFKEWGDTLPVDKPLGQAQVNDFDALLLPGGVINPDALRMDPSAVAFVKAFVDAGKPVAAICHGPWTLIEAGAVKGRKMTSWPSLKTDLKNAGAEWVDQEAVVDGNLVTSRKPDDIPAFSRAAIETFAGARRK from the coding sequence ATGACCGACAAATCTCTCGACGGTGTGAAGGTGGCCATTCTCGTGACCGACGGATTCGAGCAGGTGGAACTCGAGGAGCCTCGCAAGGCGCTGGATGCCGCAGGGGCCACGACGGCAGTGGTTTCTCCGAAAGACAAGGAAGTCAAAGCGTGGAAGTTCAAGGAATGGGGCGACACGCTGCCCGTGGACAAGCCATTGGGCCAGGCGCAAGTCAATGATTTCGACGCGCTGCTGCTGCCGGGGGGCGTCATTAATCCCGACGCGCTACGCATGGACCCATCGGCGGTGGCATTCGTGAAGGCATTCGTCGACGCGGGCAAGCCGGTGGCGGCTATCTGCCACGGACCCTGGACGCTGATCGAGGCGGGTGCCGTCAAGGGGCGCAAGATGACGTCGTGGCCGTCGTTGAAGACCGATCTGAAGAATGCAGGTGCCGAATGGGTGGATCAGGAGGCAGTGGTGGATGGCAACCTGGTCACGAGCCGCAAGCCCGACGATATCCCGGCTTTCAGCCGTGCGGCCATCGAGACATTCGCGGGCGCGCGGCGCAAGTAG